A section of the Zavarzinella sp. genome encodes:
- a CDS encoding AAA family ATPase → MAKKKTDEAAAPVSNSGNVLRAPAEELYASELDALAQADKYERPPGWQLSPRAVLTYITGGTAGSTKITPKYIGHQRLVEIAISTLVTDRSLLLIGEPGTAKSWLSEHLAAAINRDSTKVVQGTAGTTEEQIRYTWNYAMLIAQGPTNTSLIRSPIMRAMESGSIARFEEITRCASEVQDAMISLLSEKRVSIPELQLEVPAQKGFSIIATANTRDRGVNDMSAALKRRFNIVVLPSPATLETEVDIVRKRVNELATNLDLKAPVPADEAIEKVVTIFRELRTGQTLDGKNKVKTPSGVLSTAEAISVLAGSMALAGNFGNGKVSAEDLASAIQGAVVKDEEKDKLVWQEYLSNVLKKRGAEWRPLFTACSDQLS, encoded by the coding sequence ATGGCGAAGAAAAAAACAGACGAAGCTGCTGCACCTGTAAGTAACAGTGGTAATGTATTGCGGGCGCCGGCAGAAGAACTGTATGCCAGCGAGCTGGACGCACTGGCGCAAGCAGATAAATACGAACGCCCCCCAGGGTGGCAGCTTTCCCCACGTGCCGTGCTGACGTATATCACAGGCGGGACTGCTGGTAGTACAAAAATCACCCCCAAGTATATCGGCCACCAGCGACTTGTTGAAATCGCGATTTCAACACTTGTTACCGATCGTTCTCTGTTATTGATTGGTGAACCTGGTACTGCTAAATCGTGGCTGTCAGAACATCTGGCAGCAGCGATCAATCGTGATTCCACAAAAGTAGTTCAGGGTACTGCCGGCACCACGGAAGAACAGATCCGGTATACCTGGAACTATGCGATGCTGATTGCCCAGGGCCCCACCAATACCTCACTGATTCGCAGCCCGATTATGCGTGCGATGGAAAGTGGTTCAATTGCCCGCTTTGAAGAAATCACACGGTGTGCTTCTGAAGTACAGGATGCCATGATTTCATTGCTGTCGGAAAAACGCGTTTCCATTCCGGAATTACAACTGGAAGTGCCGGCACAAAAAGGCTTTTCCATTATTGCTACCGCCAACACACGAGACCGTGGGGTCAACGATATGTCGGCTGCACTGAAACGACGCTTCAATATTGTGGTGCTGCCATCCCCAGCAACATTGGAAACAGAAGTTGATATTGTTCGCAAGCGTGTCAATGAACTGGCAACCAACCTGGATCTGAAAGCACCTGTACCTGCAGACGAAGCCATCGAAAAAGTGGTCACCATCTTTCGAGAACTACGCACAGGACAGACGCTGGATGGCAAAAACAAAGTCAAAACACCATCTGGCGTGCTCTCCACTGCCGAAGCAATTTCGGTGCTTGCCGGAAGTATGGCACTTGCGGGAAACTTTGGCAATGGCAAGGTATCCGCAGAGGATCTTGCTTCTGCTATTCAGGGGGCCGTGGTGAAAGATGAAGAGAAGGATAAGCTGGTCTGGCAGGAATATCTTTCCAACGTCCTGAAAAAACGTGGGGCCGAATGGCGACCACTCTTCACCGCTTGCTCGGATCAACTGTCATGA
- a CDS encoding HEAT repeat domain-containing protein — translation MSIAVLNEVYKEVRRLAIAGSVVAPGDFRLKKLVDPLKKAGAKAPVFAKVAECVEDVVNSTDKTAANSLLNLGSLVCSILFTQGSTGLEGKLETIQSSAVEAKRTQISARMLKPLIEALTSTGSGRLEQIRSAIELGLFADLRLVRPALKAIDDVYGEIGDLVAERVLPMYGKAILADLKATFDLKGKSGHARRLKLMHRIDAEYSREIIKEALSEGSPDVKVAAIECLGDSADDLSYLIEQAKAKSKEIRQAAYHALCKLPHPEALEVLVKAMDGKDLAVVAHAVHSCKPTQLAAVALDRAKKLLVDLQANKDKKKQGEEVVRFLALLGIVETVLSTDAQKFLRECVQASAQLQKVKSTPGGTDIIERMVAILAKGDQASVMFLVDQRETVPMDCFDDVVFAALRTMSPGDFYKIFSPYLKQSTKKNSADQGRRQIVWNQLSGRNYYWHWHYNVQDHPVDTAWLYDAIAADDLPLACSLANSDHAAAIKYFTAKLADRKSLGKDPYDFASAMLRIEHPESTAFVIENIKTHSKKKAGYEVYRWLYLANRLGADALPELEAMAGDSKIGETVANRIVDAIAEIRERTKTSSEEKAS, via the coding sequence ATGAGTATTGCCGTTCTCAATGAAGTATACAAAGAGGTGCGACGACTGGCGATTGCAGGCAGCGTCGTAGCACCTGGTGATTTTCGGCTGAAAAAGCTGGTAGACCCACTGAAGAAAGCTGGTGCAAAGGCACCTGTCTTTGCTAAAGTAGCAGAGTGCGTTGAAGATGTGGTAAACTCTACCGATAAAACCGCAGCAAACAGTCTGCTGAATCTTGGTTCTCTGGTCTGTTCCATTTTGTTCACTCAGGGAAGTACAGGTTTAGAAGGGAAACTGGAAACCATTCAATCGTCAGCGGTGGAAGCAAAACGCACCCAGATCAGTGCACGAATGTTGAAACCACTGATCGAAGCATTGACCAGCACTGGCTCTGGCAGATTAGAACAGATCCGCAGTGCCATTGAGTTGGGTCTTTTTGCCGATCTTCGCCTGGTGCGGCCTGCACTGAAAGCGATTGATGATGTATACGGAGAAATTGGCGACCTGGTGGCAGAACGGGTATTGCCCATGTATGGCAAAGCAATCCTGGCCGATTTGAAAGCAACTTTTGATCTGAAAGGAAAAAGTGGGCACGCACGTCGCTTGAAATTGATGCACCGCATTGATGCAGAATATTCCCGGGAAATCATCAAAGAAGCACTCTCCGAGGGATCTCCAGATGTCAAAGTAGCAGCAATCGAATGCCTGGGAGATTCTGCGGATGATTTGTCTTACCTGATTGAACAGGCGAAAGCCAAATCAAAGGAAATTCGCCAGGCAGCCTACCATGCGTTGTGTAAATTACCCCACCCAGAAGCACTGGAGGTGCTGGTAAAAGCAATGGATGGGAAAGACTTAGCAGTGGTTGCACATGCCGTACATTCCTGCAAGCCCACTCAGCTAGCTGCAGTGGCACTGGATCGTGCCAAAAAACTGTTGGTTGACTTACAGGCAAATAAAGACAAGAAAAAGCAAGGCGAAGAAGTAGTGCGGTTTCTTGCTTTGCTTGGGATTGTTGAGACAGTCCTTTCTACAGATGCACAGAAATTTTTGCGGGAATGCGTGCAGGCATCTGCCCAATTGCAGAAAGTCAAATCCACCCCAGGTGGAACAGATATCATCGAAAGAATGGTGGCCATTCTGGCAAAAGGCGACCAGGCAAGTGTGATGTTCCTGGTTGATCAGCGGGAAACAGTCCCGATGGATTGTTTCGATGATGTTGTTTTCGCTGCTTTACGAACAATGTCTCCGGGAGATTTCTACAAAATCTTTTCACCTTACCTCAAACAGTCCACCAAGAAAAATTCAGCAGACCAAGGAAGACGTCAAATTGTCTGGAACCAATTGTCTGGTAGAAATTATTATTGGCACTGGCACTACAACGTTCAGGATCATCCCGTGGATACCGCATGGTTGTATGATGCGATCGCAGCAGATGATCTGCCTTTGGCTTGCTCCTTGGCAAACTCAGACCACGCAGCCGCAATAAAGTATTTCACCGCAAAGTTGGCAGACAGAAAAAGTCTTGGCAAAGATCCATACGATTTTGCTTCTGCCATGTTAAGAATTGAACATCCCGAATCTACTGCTTTTGTGATTGAAAACATTAAAACACACAGCAAAAAGAAAGCAGGTTACGAAGTGTATCGCTGGTTGTATCTGGCGAACCGCCTAGGCGCTGATGCATTGCCAGAGTTGGAAGCAATGGCGGGTGATTCCAAAATTGGTGAGACTGTTGCCAACCGAATCGTTGATGCAATTGCCGAAATTCGGGAACGAACCAAAACCAGTTCGGAAGAGAAAGCTTCTTAG
- a CDS encoding sigma-70 family RNA polymerase sigma factor: MTNDDRQLIARCLQGDSSAYEPLVLRYQDRLYNAVFRMLNSAEDAADVVQEAFIGAYQSLHSFKGESGFFTWLYRIAFNVAISLKRKRRIAASLDWDSGERQFPEPVEDNPNIHPDKNLERSEEEELLQKALDRLTNEHRMIIILNDIQDEKYEDIAEILGIPIGTVRSRVHRARAELRSIIMELEGLTE; the protein is encoded by the coding sequence GTGACAAACGACGATCGGCAACTAATCGCGAGATGCTTACAGGGCGACAGTTCCGCATACGAACCGTTGGTTCTGCGGTATCAGGATCGTCTGTACAATGCCGTATTTCGCATGCTGAACAGTGCGGAAGATGCTGCAGATGTGGTGCAGGAAGCGTTTATCGGTGCCTACCAGTCTTTGCACAGTTTCAAGGGAGAGTCGGGCTTTTTTACCTGGCTTTACCGGATTGCTTTCAATGTGGCAATTTCGCTGAAACGAAAGCGTAGAATTGCTGCCAGCCTGGATTGGGATTCTGGCGAACGACAGTTCCCGGAACCGGTGGAAGATAACCCGAACATCCACCCTGATAAGAACTTAGAACGTAGTGAAGAAGAAGAACTTCTTCAGAAAGCGTTGGATCGACTGACCAATGAACATCGGATGATCATCATCCTGAATGACATTCAGGACGAAAAGTATGAGGACATTGCCGAAATACTGGGTATTCCGATAGGCACCGTGCGAAGCAGAGTACATCGAGCCCGTGCGGAACTTAGGTCGATCATTATGGAACTGGAAGGACTCACGGAATAG
- a CDS encoding acetyl ornithine aminotransferase family protein, with protein MWKLDQHAAPKLVTNLPGPRATAYLARDLEVVSQSYTRVYPLVVEQASGCVVQDVDGNTFLDCTAGIAVTATGHCHPDVVAAIQQQASQLIHMSGTDFYYPAQIELAEKLASIAPGTTPKKVFFTNSGAESIEAAMKLARYHTGRGNFIAFRRGFHGRTFGAMSLSASKPIHRTGFAPVLPGIYHVDYPTSCPAGGCGDSATLTCDIVGAIEHDLFHRVVSPKEVAAIVIEPVLGEGGYQPLPPGCLPALEQLCREHGILLVVDEVQTGFGRTGTWFASEYSHVEPDIICCAKGIASGLPLGAIIAKAPVMNWPSGSHASTFGGNPVACVAALKTIELLQREYLENCRARGEQLQMGLRKLAENLPTISNVRGLGLMVAFDATNETGGLDSDRRNLLVRKCFEHGLLLLGCGTAGIRFCPPLCITEQQIETALRILAEVLSDW; from the coding sequence ATGTGGAAGTTAGACCAACATGCCGCACCGAAACTGGTGACCAACCTGCCCGGACCGAGGGCAACAGCGTATTTAGCACGTGATCTGGAAGTTGTTTCGCAGTCGTACACCCGTGTTTATCCCCTGGTGGTCGAACAGGCGAGTGGGTGCGTGGTGCAGGATGTCGATGGCAACACCTTTTTAGACTGCACTGCGGGCATTGCAGTCACAGCAACAGGCCACTGCCACCCCGATGTGGTGGCGGCAATTCAGCAACAAGCCAGCCAACTCATCCACATGAGTGGGACTGATTTCTACTACCCGGCACAGATTGAACTGGCGGAAAAATTAGCCAGCATTGCCCCTGGTACCACACCCAAAAAAGTTTTTTTCACCAACAGTGGGGCAGAATCGATCGAAGCGGCGATGAAACTGGCCCGCTACCACACTGGACGTGGGAATTTTATTGCATTTCGCCGAGGTTTTCATGGCCGCACCTTCGGTGCGATGTCGCTATCAGCTTCAAAGCCGATTCACCGCACAGGTTTTGCACCGGTGCTGCCGGGAATTTATCACGTAGATTACCCAACTTCCTGCCCTGCAGGTGGTTGTGGCGATTCTGCTACCCTCACCTGCGATATCGTGGGTGCGATCGAGCATGACCTGTTTCATCGTGTGGTCAGTCCCAAAGAAGTGGCAGCAATTGTTATCGAACCGGTACTTGGGGAGGGAGGCTATCAGCCATTGCCACCTGGTTGCCTGCCCGCTTTGGAACAACTTTGTCGCGAACACGGGATCTTACTGGTAGTTGATGAGGTACAGACCGGTTTTGGCCGCACAGGAACCTGGTTTGCCAGCGAATATTCCCACGTAGAGCCAGATATTATCTGTTGTGCCAAAGGCATTGCCAGTGGGTTGCCGTTGGGCGCAATTATTGCCAAAGCGCCAGTGATGAACTGGCCCAGTGGCAGCCACGCCAGCACGTTCGGTGGCAATCCAGTGGCCTGTGTTGCCGCACTGAAAACGATAGAATTGTTGCAGCGTGAATACCTGGAAAATTGCCGTGCACGTGGGGAACAACTGCAGATGGGTTTGCGGAAGCTGGCAGAAAACCTCCCAACGATAAGCAACGTCCGTGGGTTGGGCTTGATGGTCGCTTTTGATGCAACCAACGAAACTGGTGGACTGGATAGCGATCGTCGTAACTTGTTGGTGCGCAAGTGTTTCGAGCATGGTCTTTTGCTTCTGGGGTGCGGCACAGCAGGTATCCGGTTTTGCCCACCGCTTTGCATTACTGAACAGCAAATTGAAACAGCACTCAGAATCCTGGCCGAAGTATTGAGCGACTGGTGA
- a CDS encoding T4 RnlA family RNA ligase, translating into MNQNIDLFGPEPQRVFTAESINVDAIQREIEAGYINEQHHPKLPLRILNYSQKTQFEWRWNNETMQCRGLILDRNWNIIARPFPKFFSVEQLKGVVPAEPFEVYEKLDGSLGILYFVEGEPHIASRGSFTSEQAKRATRIIQKKYAHLQLDISKTYLFEVIYPENRIVVDYGDQEDLILLAIMDTRTGTEEPLQQIGFPVVKRYDGFGHFDEILAMQNDSSEGFVVRFQSGQRVKIKFEEYKRLHRLLTGVSPRAIWDVLANGGVLADILEQVPDEFFNWVRNIESNLKAEFSRIEAIARNAMRIDGTRRELASYFQQCPYPSIMFAMLDGKDYKPQIWKLIKPAGTAFRCDDNG; encoded by the coding sequence ATGAATCAGAATATCGATCTGTTTGGACCAGAACCGCAGCGGGTATTTACTGCAGAATCAATAAATGTGGATGCGATTCAACGGGAAATCGAAGCGGGGTACATTAACGAGCAGCACCACCCAAAGCTACCCCTGAGAATCTTGAATTATAGCCAGAAAACACAGTTCGAATGGCGTTGGAATAACGAAACAATGCAGTGCCGTGGCTTGATCCTGGATCGGAATTGGAACATTATTGCTCGACCATTTCCGAAATTTTTCAGCGTCGAACAACTGAAAGGGGTTGTTCCTGCAGAACCTTTTGAGGTTTATGAAAAACTGGATGGCTCGCTTGGGATTCTGTATTTTGTCGAAGGCGAACCGCATATTGCTTCACGGGGAAGTTTTACCAGCGAGCAGGCAAAGCGGGCAACACGAATCATCCAGAAAAAATATGCCCATCTGCAATTGGATATTTCCAAAACTTACTTGTTCGAAGTAATTTACCCTGAAAACAGAATTGTGGTTGATTACGGAGATCAAGAGGATCTGATTCTACTGGCAATAATGGATACAAGAACCGGGACAGAAGAACCTTTGCAGCAAATTGGGTTTCCAGTAGTAAAACGTTACGATGGATTTGGCCACTTTGACGAAATCCTGGCAATGCAAAACGATTCATCAGAAGGTTTCGTTGTCCGATTTCAATCGGGTCAACGTGTAAAAATTAAGTTTGAAGAATACAAACGCCTGCATCGACTGCTGACAGGTGTCAGCCCACGTGCGATCTGGGATGTCTTAGCCAACGGTGGGGTGCTTGCTGATATCCTGGAACAGGTGCCTGACGAGTTTTTTAATTGGGTGCGGAACATTGAATCTAATCTCAAAGCAGAATTTTCACGCATAGAAGCAATTGCCCGTAATGCAATGAGGATTGATGGGACTCGCCGGGAATTGGCCTCCTATTTCCAGCAATGTCCATACCCAAGCATCATGTTTGCAATGCTGGACGGAAAGGATTACAAGCCACAAATCTGGAAGTTGATTAAACCTGCTGGAACTGCATTTCGATGCGATGACAATGGATAA
- a CDS encoding Yae1 family protein, producing the protein MAKKKNKRKDFDSPWKELLDHYLEPVCEILFPNLHQEINWKENYKPLNTQLRKRDQEATSSNQHVDCLYEVIPISSPLPITLYLHVEVQSQHDTAFEERMLRYFIRLIDKYGANVRSVAILADPNPRWYPGEYALISNENSLIFRFQSFKILDFHEKLSELESQSSPVGLVLAGCVQNLIFSGSPILQRQAKINLTRNLIQRGIEREEIVNIFRLLDWMIQLPLEDEEKFKEEIQLLEEELRMPFLSPTEIRAIERGHKEGLEQGREQGLEQGREEGLLEGKAVGERIGKIHLLQELLHKKITPATRLQKKSLAELDAMIAELRELMAAD; encoded by the coding sequence GTGGCCAAGAAAAAGAACAAGAGAAAGGATTTTGACTCTCCGTGGAAGGAGTTGCTGGATCATTATTTAGAGCCAGTGTGTGAAATTCTCTTTCCCAACTTACATCAAGAAATCAACTGGAAAGAAAATTACAAGCCACTGAACACGCAATTACGAAAGCGGGATCAGGAAGCCACCTCCAGCAACCAGCACGTCGACTGTCTTTATGAAGTTATTCCAATATCCAGTCCATTGCCGATCACGCTTTATCTGCATGTTGAGGTGCAGTCTCAGCACGACACCGCTTTCGAAGAGCGAATGCTTCGATACTTTATCCGTCTGATAGACAAATACGGAGCGAATGTTCGAAGTGTGGCAATTCTGGCCGACCCCAACCCCAGGTGGTACCCAGGGGAGTATGCGCTGATCAGCAATGAAAACTCACTCATTTTTCGCTTCCAATCGTTCAAGATTCTGGATTTCCACGAGAAGTTATCAGAATTGGAATCCCAAAGCAGCCCCGTGGGACTCGTACTGGCAGGATGCGTGCAAAATCTGATCTTCAGTGGCAGCCCGATTTTGCAACGCCAAGCCAAAATCAACCTGACCCGCAACCTGATTCAGCGAGGGATCGAAAGAGAAGAAATCGTCAACATCTTTCGCCTGTTGGATTGGATGATACAATTACCTTTAGAAGATGAAGAGAAGTTTAAGGAAGAGATACAACTTCTTGAAGAGGAGTTACGCATGCCATTTTTGTCACCCACGGAAATTCGAGCCATAGAACGCGGACACAAAGAGGGTCTTGAACAAGGGCGTGAACAAGGTCTTGAACAAGGGCGAGAGGAGGGTCTACTAGAAGGCAAAGCGGTGGGAGAACGCATTGGCAAAATTCATCTTCTGCAGGAATTGCTCCACAAAAAAATAACACCAGCTACCCGATTGCAGAAAAAATCACTCGCTGAGCTGGATGCGATGATCGCCGAACTGCGGGAGTTGATGGCTGCGGACTGA
- a CDS encoding polyprenyl synthetase family protein, which yields MSTLVNEMLPETKAKKASTAHLKVVPETRALRDQIKETAREILRTVDRSSPMTKEEGQAHAEAVLRKLNLEEKYLGFTLVCVANEFWREQVAAVPFHRRLMLLPHCLKNAEGCPAEYDEFGLDCEKCGACSVADYKTTAEKMGYKVLVSEGTPIVLKIIVSGHVDAIVGVACLNVLEKAFDKILMAGIPCVATPLLSSNCKSTSVDDDWVFDMIELQTAPVQQATKTYMHLMRAANAMFEPAELHRLAPPARQGMPKASAQDPLVQNEVIAYDFLARGGKRSRPLITLAAYDALTGGKGTFNADELQLSDSVKRTALAIEAFHKASLVHDDIEDDDAYRYGAPTLHRQYGIGTAINIGDYLIGLGYRLVSKERKELGAEAAADILDKMADAHIKLSEGQGAELLWRDAANKALTPIEALKIYALKTSPAFEAALYSGVRLAGDTNNYEKLITDFSRNLGVAFQILNDLKDWSEDDHNKLLAGQDVLAARPTLLLALALESLPPNERGELLSLISAAREHAAPDDTAVRDTVDHVRELYIKAKVFSKAQAMVDKFRAKAEALADEVEPLPFRELLYYLVDSVLEPVETPAEEPRQFVVQLGVPAQAG from the coding sequence GTGTCGACCTTAGTCAACGAAATGCTCCCAGAAACGAAAGCAAAAAAGGCCAGCACTGCCCACCTCAAGGTGGTGCCGGAAACTCGCGCTTTACGTGATCAGATTAAAGAAACCGCTCGCGAAATTCTACGCACCGTCGATCGCTCTTCGCCAATGACCAAAGAAGAAGGTCAGGCCCATGCGGAAGCGGTGCTGCGAAAGCTCAACCTGGAAGAAAAATATCTTGGCTTCACATTAGTTTGTGTAGCCAATGAATTCTGGCGGGAACAGGTGGCTGCTGTTCCGTTTCACCGTCGCCTGATGTTATTGCCGCACTGCTTGAAAAATGCAGAAGGCTGCCCCGCCGAGTACGATGAATTCGGCCTCGACTGTGAAAAATGTGGCGCCTGCTCTGTGGCAGATTACAAAACAACCGCCGAAAAGATGGGTTACAAGGTGCTGGTTTCAGAAGGCACCCCCATTGTGTTGAAAATTATTGTTTCTGGACACGTGGATGCCATCGTGGGTGTGGCGTGTCTGAATGTGCTGGAAAAAGCTTTCGATAAGATTTTAATGGCGGGAATTCCCTGCGTTGCCACACCACTGCTTTCCAGCAACTGCAAAAGCACCTCGGTCGATGACGACTGGGTGTTCGATATGATTGAACTGCAGACCGCACCAGTGCAACAAGCCACCAAGACGTACATGCACCTGATGCGTGCAGCGAATGCAATGTTCGAACCTGCCGAACTGCATCGATTGGCCCCACCTGCCCGGCAGGGGATGCCCAAAGCATCGGCCCAGGACCCGCTGGTTCAGAACGAGGTAATTGCATACGATTTTCTGGCCCGCGGTGGGAAGCGATCTCGCCCACTGATCACACTGGCTGCATACGATGCACTGACCGGCGGTAAAGGCACCTTTAATGCTGATGAGCTGCAACTTTCGGACAGTGTAAAACGCACCGCTTTGGCAATTGAGGCATTTCACAAGGCATCGCTGGTGCACGATGATATTGAAGATGATGATGCCTACCGTTATGGAGCCCCTACCCTTCACCGTCAATATGGGATTGGCACTGCCATTAACATTGGCGACTACCTGATTGGTTTGGGTTATCGGTTGGTCAGTAAGGAACGCAAAGAGCTGGGTGCAGAAGCTGCTGCTGACATTCTGGACAAAATGGCCGATGCTCACATTAAGCTGTCGGAGGGTCAAGGCGCGGAATTGCTCTGGCGGGACGCGGCGAACAAAGCATTGACACCAATCGAAGCCTTGAAGATTTACGCTCTGAAGACATCGCCAGCGTTTGAAGCAGCACTTTATTCTGGCGTGCGACTGGCTGGCGACACCAACAATTACGAGAAATTAATCACTGATTTCAGCAGAAACCTGGGTGTCGCTTTCCAGATTCTGAATGATTTGAAAGACTGGTCAGAAGACGACCACAATAAATTGCTTGCAGGCCAGGATGTACTGGCTGCCCGCCCCACTTTATTGTTGGCACTGGCCTTAGAGTCTCTCCCACCCAACGAGCGTGGGGAATTACTCAGCTTGATCAGTGCTGCCCGGGAACATGCCGCCCCCGATGATACGGCAGTTCGGGACACAGTGGACCACGTACGCGAATTGTACATCAAAGCGAAAGTGTTCAGCAAAGCGCAGGCAATGGTCGACAAGTTCCGTGCGAAAGCAGAGGCCCTGGCTGATGAAGTGGAACCACTGCCATTCCGAGAACTGTTGTACTATCTGGTCGACAGTGTGCTTGAACCAGTTGAAACCCCCGCCGAAGAACCCCGCCAATTCGTGGTGCAATTAGGTGTGCCAGCCCAGGCAGGCTGA
- a CDS encoding sialate O-acetylesterase, translated as MSFFSSNLFAQDAPKLPSKDKFHLYLLIGQSNMAGRGVVAKNPAPPHARVLKLDKTGKWVPATDPLHFDKPIAGVGLGSSFARTMADADPEVTIGLIPSAVGGTPLSRWVKGGDLYQQAVKRTQPALKVGVLKGILWHQGESDSNNEMNATTYAKRLSGMISDLRADLKSDDAPFVAGKLGLFLPEGKGKPALWKTVNEQLDEVARTTSKVMVVSSEGLKHKGDQVHFDTASLEIFGRRYAEAMQKLQKK; from the coding sequence ATGAGTTTTTTCTCATCAAATCTCTTTGCTCAAGACGCACCCAAACTCCCATCAAAAGACAAGTTTCATCTTTATTTGCTCATTGGACAATCCAACATGGCTGGTCGTGGTGTGGTGGCCAAAAATCCCGCCCCACCCCATGCTCGGGTGCTGAAACTGGACAAAACTGGCAAGTGGGTTCCAGCAACGGATCCATTACACTTTGATAAACCGATTGCCGGCGTGGGGCTGGGAAGCAGCTTTGCCCGCACCATGGCCGATGCAGATCCCGAAGTAACGATTGGTTTAATTCCGTCTGCAGTTGGCGGTACCCCACTGTCGCGGTGGGTAAAAGGTGGCGATTTGTACCAGCAGGCCGTCAAACGCACGCAACCAGCATTAAAGGTGGGTGTGCTGAAAGGGATTCTCTGGCACCAGGGTGAATCAGATTCCAATAACGAAATGAATGCAACTACTTATGCCAAAAGACTTTCCGGTATGATCAGCGATTTGCGGGCCGATCTGAAGTCCGACGATGCACCATTTGTTGCTGGAAAGTTGGGGCTTTTTCTGCCGGAAGGTAAAGGAAAGCCTGCACTTTGGAAAACAGTGAATGAGCAGTTGGATGAAGTGGCACGCACCACGTCAAAGGTGATGGTGGTATCTTCGGAAGGACTGAAGCACAAAGGAGACCAGGTCCATTTCGATACCGCATCGCTGGAAATCTTTGGTAGACGCTATGCGGAAGCGATGCAGAAACTTCAAAAAAAGTGA